AACGCACGTACCACCCCAAGCCAATCCCTTACACTAGCTGTGCACGCGCGGCTCGCGTCTCCTCCTCTGCTTCCCCGGCGCACAAGAGAGTGCAAGACCGCAGCTGCGTCCATGGAGCTGGAGGGGAGGGCAAGGCCGCTGCTGATGCTCAAGGAGTGGCTGGAGCTGGAGTCCAGCGCGGAGCTCTCCCGCGACGGCTTCGGGTGCTACCCGCGGCGGCAGCTCGCCGCGGAGctccggggaggaggaggagggagcggcagGCGGAGGAACGGCGCCGTGATCGAGAGGGTGTCGGCCGCGGTGAGGGCCGCTCTGTTGAtccggccgtcgtcgtcagcgcgggagggaggagaggccgcGCTGTCCAAGAGCTTCTCGAGGAGGCTGGGGCGCGGGTTCTGGAGGAagcggagaggggagggggatgaGGTGAACAGTAGGGTGGATAGCTGCTCTGCGGCTGCCGTTAGCGGAAGGGATGATGGCTCGTCGCCGGCAATGTCGCCtaggaggaggagctgggaGGGTCGCCACGCAGGTGGCGTCGCCGGCCGTCAGAGCCATGAAACTCAGGTGCGCTCTCTGCTCTCTTGGCAATCGATTGCTTCATAAAGGATTGCGCCTTTTCTTTTTGTGCTCTTGATCTTACTCGGTTTTAGGCTTTTAGCTACTTCTTGATTGATCGCAAACTCCATTTTTGTGATTGATAGAAACAGGTTGCGAGTAAAATGGATTGCGAGGCGACGTgccacttggacgaagagcTCGAACAGGGGCAGCGGCGGAGCCCAGTTTCTGTCATGGACTTCCTCAGCCAGgatgaagaagacgacgacggtgagGTCGAAGACGGCAACGGCAACAGCGAGTACGACGACGTAGACGACTCGATCGCGTCGCCAACGTTCCAGCAAAGTCTATCCAACATTCGAAGTAAGCCTTTTTTACTGCGGCATTCCATTTGTCTTCAATCTGAAGTGATTTCCGTTGACCCATACACCATGCAATTTGCGAAGCAATCtctacttcttttttttaaaaaaaaagaaaaagaaaaatacgcATATACTTGCTTCACCCCGTACGAGTGTCTCTCTGTATTGTGCAATAGTAATACTACTGCTTTTGATCGAGCGATCTAAGCCATGCACCTTGTCAGGCGTCAGGCGCAAAGCTGCACACGATTCGTTGGCGTATTAGCCACAGGGTGATAAAATGTTGGTGACACATTGCTATCAAACTTCCTTATCTACGCATTGGGCCTTGCGCATGAGCTACTAACCTTTGGGGTGGTAGTGTATTAGTGGCCTACGAAATGAAGTAGGAAAACGCGACGTTGATAGCCGAACGGTGCGTATAATGCGCAGAGAAATACATGATTGCGTGAGAAAATTGTACAATTAGCGCATTAAATAAGTAATATCTTGGGCAAGTTGACTCTCAGAGGCTTCGGAGTACCAGTATATATACTGTAGTACCACCAGAAGCACAAAGTACAGAGCATGTCGTATTCTAGTGCAATTTGCAAAAGCGTAAACGGAAAAGGATAGGACCGAATAATGGCGTTAACAATTAAACAATAATCTGTGTGGTCAGTGGATGTGAGGTGTACCATCCATTCGGTGCTAAAATTTCTGCTTTAGCTTCGACGCAAAAGTATTAATTTTTAATTCAAAAGTTAGATTGAATTCATATTTAAAGAAGTAGAAGAATAATCTTGACCGTAATATTAAAAAGCTAAAATATTcatataaaaaaatctaaattatAATCTTTCATGGTTACGTGCTTAGATAAGTATACTTTCGAAAATAAAagcgaaaatatttttttccatgaTAGAGTACTAGCTAGTTTATGTCACTAATGGGAAGATAAGCAAAAGCTTGGCCTGTTTAAGCATCTCATATATAATTGATTCACCATTTGCATCGACTGCCATTAGTTGACGGCTAAAAACTTTGCTGTACAGGAGTAGGTCAGCAGCTACTGCAGAAAATTCGACAATTCGAGCAGCTAGCTGAGCTTGACGCATCCGATGTGGATGACGCCACCTTGGCCAAGGAGGATGTTGTCTGCCACGTGGCGGATTCCGACTCCATGGAAGATGACACCGAAGAAGCGTTTGTGCAGGACCTGGTCGACCTTCTAGAAGCAAACTCTCCTGGGTCCACCCGCTGCTTCCAGAAGCTTCTAATAGATTTCTTCTACGACGGGTTGCCACCTTGGCAGGGAGAAAGATTGGACGGTCCAGATAGAGCGAAGTTGCTGCTGGAGATTGCCAAGGCATGGTTGGATGATCAGGATTTCTCGTCGAGGTTTGATGGaaaggcggaggtggaggagattgAGCGGATCGGGCGGTGGAGATGCTTCAAGGAGGTCGGACAGGAGCTGCTGGCCGTTGATTTGGAGGGCGAAATCTTCTGGTCTTTGGTTGCTGAAATGGTTGGAGAGTTGGGTTGATTGCTCGTACTGCTGGCAATGAGAAAATACGTTAGAGGGAATTATCCATGTTGAGCAGGACTCGGATTCTATGATGCTAGTCCAAGCTCTAAGAGGATCCAACTAGACGCTTACGCCAATGGGAGGTCTCCTCAACGAAATCAAAATGTTCATCGATCTCCATTTTGCTTCTCTCGGTGTGTGTCACTCACTACCCACATGATCGTAACAAACTGGGCCATGAAATTGGTGTTTTGGGATGTAATAGTCCTCTTTCTAGTCTATCCTGGGATTGTCTACCTCCTAGTTCGGAGGACCTGGTTGCTAGCGATTTGGCCTCATCAGTCATCAGTAATATAATGGAATTTTTTCctctaaaaaaaagagaaaaatacttCTTTGGACGAGGTTGAAAGCTGAAATATGCAAGCAGCACGAGATGGAAAGAAAATCTTTGACCTGCAACTCTGATCGATATATAGTATGGCTGATGACATCAAGGCAGAAGTTCATGGGTAATTAATCTTAGAATTGCTAGATGATCATAGATCAAGTTTGGCCGATAGGGCGATTCTGCAATATACAGTAGTACTAGCTTTTATAAGCTTatccttggaagttggaactgtACATGTGTTACCTCATTGGACATTGGTCCATTGGAAAGCAAAGGCTTTGACACatcctgtttttctttttctttttgaaactcACATCCTGTTGTATGCCGCCAAAATTTACCttacaaatttgaaaaaaaaataaatgatttgataatataaatttatgaaaatatgTGGTTCTTATTTTTTCCACTTTTATGACAGATATAATATCATTCACGACCAATACTTGcggtcaattttttttctacttgctTCGTCAtaaaatatacttcctccgtctcaaaatataagcatttttaagcTATGAATCATagctaaaagttgctatattttaggacggatgtaaTAACTATTATCTCACATGTTTGCTGTTTACTCTTCAATTTACTAGTTTTGGATCATGTGTAGGGATAAGCTGTTACAAGGCGGCCTGTGCAGTTCCTTTTCATGTACTAACTAACAAAAGGGGTGTAATTTCATTGTACAATTATTTTGCATGAGAATTAGCATTACTACCTATTACACCAGTAGAGTGTAGGTAGTAGAAAATTATTCCATATTCAACACATACCATAGTAAATCAACAGTATTAAAGCGTGCTAAAAATGCATGCCATCTTACCATCTCTGTGTACTTCATAGATTGTCCTAAATAATGGCACATGATCAATGGTATTCAAGAGCTGCTTAAAAACTCTGCATATTTatcgtaaaaaaaaaggaacttgcATGTTGAACTTATATAACAACATTGACACTACATGAAAGCAGAAATACCACGGCTCTTGGAGAAAACGTGGAAGTCCTAACCACCATTGCCGCTACATCTAAAACTCACTTGCTCcgaagagcatgtacaatagcaggctataagccaactataactACATatcaagaagaaaagaaaagagagagaagaaaacgtGGTATAGATTTGTAACCAGACACTATGTATatatgagaggtgggaccatatattaatggtgtaagtatatttttataggtaactattgtataaatgtgCTATTAGAtgagctatagatgatttggagctaacatttagctatactattaaacttgctcaaagTGGAGCTAACATGTTGATCTGTTCTCCTCTCCCCCTAGAAGGTCTTGTTTTTATACCTATAGATATTCCCTTGTTCAAATAGTACTAgagagaccaatatggatacaattcgAATAGTACTTATAGTTTCATATATAACTCTATTCGttcttccttatccggaactctttctatatacgaggtatgattccgtataaagcatggtatgtggtgggtcctgccaagcttggtcaactactattaggtatgtggtatccataaccatgacggATGTGTTGTGTTCCATTAAaaattttttgtgtttttttagtaTCACTGTTTTGATTCTCTAACCAACAGACAGTGAAATATATTGTGTTGTTTTACACGTGAAAAACATAAACCAGCCTGTTGATGAAATGAGTCTAGCTGTGTGATATTTTCTAccgtatatgtacatatacttACTTCTAAAATGCTATATGGCTGTCATGTGTTGTTACCTACTCCCAATTAATTTTACGGGAATATTAGGGGACGAGATACCGTCCCTCAACGGGATAGCTCCTTCTCCACAACGTGATTCTTATCCATACACGCACCAGGTCTGCtcactcgccgccgtcgccgtcccccgccgctgccgcgaccGTCCCCCGCCACTGCCGTGCCCGTcccccgtcgcctccgccgccgccgctactgccgccgccacgcccaTCCCCTACCGCCGCCATCGTTGTCCCCCCCCTGCCGCTGCGCCCGTCCCCCGTCGATGCCGCCGCTGACGCCGCGCCCAtcccccaccgccaccgtcgctgtcccccgccgtcgccgcgcccgttcCCCACCACTGCCGCCGTGCTTgtcccctgccgccgccgtcaccgtcctTGTCTACAAGGGACGGCTGCAGTGGGCCGACTGTGCGTGTCGGGGTGCTCCTCCCCAACGGGATGCCCAGCTATATCTAGTAGGAatcacctgatacctggtaggtatcatccgatacctcgcaagtatcacgcgatacgtggtagaaatcgtctgatacctgacaggtatcacatgatacctcgcaagtatcacgtgatacgtggtagaaatcgtctgatacATGGCAGGTATCGCCTGATACCTCAtgagtatcacgcgatacgtggttgaaatcgtctgatacctgacaGGTTTCACATGATACCTCACGAGTATCACacgatacgtggtagaaatcgcatgatacctgataagtatcacatgatacttgcaagtatcacctgaaacgtgtgtagaatcgtctgatacctgataggtatcacacctGATACCTACTCAGGATCATCCCGTTTGAAAACGGGATTCCGTTATATAGCAGCCCCCTTAAATTTATTAGTCGTAGAGTTGGAGTTATCCTGTAACTGTGAGTCGTTACGTGTTACCAGTGCCCAAACCCACCGACGTTTCCCTGCAGTTTTCTGGACGCATTCGCAAGGCTACGTCTCCAAccagcctcatcttttcgcttatgcttatcagccaaaatttaaattttcaatcttaaatttaaagttgattttgagattttttttatcgaagtttaacTTTTAGTCTTTGATTTTAGAttgttaagaacacgtatataaaagttctatttctaaattatttttcgtttgttaATATGTACAGTGAGGCCGAACGATTCTCGGCCGTCGGATGTGCGGCCGCCCTTTTCACAGATTCCCAGATTCCGTGGGGGGCGAAAAGGGCAACACCAGTAGGCGCGCCCTCGACTCCGTTCCGCCTGACGGGCTGACAACCGTGGCCGAGAAATAAACGCgctcccctctctccttcctccgttCCCCCACCGGAggccccgcccgccgccacgcCTCTGGTCACGTCGCCGCCGTGCAAGGCCCCCACCCCGCCGCTGACGCTGAGCCTCTTCCCAACGGCGCCGCCAATCTCCACCCCCACCTCCGGGCATTGGAACTCCCCAGGTAAACCCCCTGTTCGTAGGCGCTAGCCGTTCAAGTCGAGGTTGTAGGCAAGGAGAGCAAAGCGAGGAGCGAGCCCCGCCGGCGAAGAGACGCCGGCCGATTTTATTTGAGAGGGAGGCAGAGTGCAAATGTTGCACAGCCAGCAACGATGTTGCTGGAGCCAGAGCTTTCGCCGGGCAGTTTAGGCACGCGAACCAGGGGGGAAGGGTGGTTGGGCGATAGGGCGatcgcaggcggcggcggcggcgcgctcgcgGCGTCCCCACCCGCGCGCGTTGAGCGGCCGGCGGGCTGCGTGCTGGTCGATTGTGCCGGCAATCGCGGGCGGCGCTGCACTATTCACTGCCTAGGCTGGCTGGCCGGGCAGTTCAGTCATTCAACGGCCAGTACTAGCGCGTCATATATCCCCTATTTTCATCCTAGATTCGCCGGTGTGGTCTATATGGTTTGTCTTTGTTTTAGGATTCAAGTTGAACTTGTTTTCCTTTCCATGCAGGGTGAAACATTTCGACATTTCGTGGGCtggagcagcagctgctgcatgCCACTGAATACTggttttcatcatcttgccTAGCCGAAGGTATGGTCATTTTTTTATGGACTGCTATAATTGGACCCGCAATTTTCTTATGGCATGTGTTATTCCAGTGCATGCATACTTGATTACTTGTTGCAAAAACAGGTGGAATGTGAGACTGCAACAGGGTACTATTATTCATATTAACTTTTTTCATGTGTTTGTTGTTCAGGATGGAGGAGCCAAGTCTTGAGGTGAATAATCCTGTGGCTGAGCTGAATGCCATCAAATTCAGCCTCATGACCAGTTCAGATATGGTAATCTTTCATACTGGCTGTAATTTTAACTTAATGTCACTGGAAATAATCATCCGTAGCTATTTTTTGGTCATTTCAGGAAAAGTTAAGTAGTGCGACTATTATTGAAATGTGTGATGTGACTAACGCCAAGTTGGGATTACCAAATGGTGCACCACAGTGTGCAACCTGTGGATCGCGAAGCATACGTGACTGTGATGGTAAAGTAATAATAATCAGTAGTATCACATACTGTGGCTTGTTTTCTCCACTTAATGCAGAAGAAACTAACTGGTAAACTGTTAGGTCATTTTGGTGTTATTAAGCTAGCAGCAACTGTGCACAATTCATATTTTATCGAGGAAGTTGTCCAGTTGCTAAATCAGATATGTCCTGGCTGTCTCACTCTGAAGCAAAATGGGGACACAAAGGTTTGTAATCACCAGATTGATGTATTTCATCCTGAATAACCAATTTATTCTTTTTTCACAAAACCCATAAACATCAAATGTCAAACTCTGTGGTGACAAGGCACCTTCAGTCAATGAGAGGGTATGGGTTTACATGATGCCAGTTATGGGTTTGTTTCACCAGTGTCCCAACTTCTTACTAGTGATTTCACCTAAGAAGTTTAGTTAAGTTTTAGTTGTGGTCAACTGTATCAACCCCCACACCAAGACCCAACTTGTTCCATTTTTGGGCTGGTTTAATGCTACAGTAATACAACAGTTGCATATAAACCTTGGTGAGCCATATGTAACAATTGGGTTAAAAATCCTGAGTATTACATCAACTGGCTTAACTTGAGCACAGAGCTACCCCCTGTTGCCCTTGTTTAGGCAGTAACCCCCCCCctcctttattttttattttctttgtgtaTCAATGATAAGTTGGTGAAAACCATGACATTTCTTTCTTTAACACACtggtttttctttattttttcttaattaaagaAGGCTGATGGGACAACAATTCAAGGAACTTGCAAGTATTGCTCAGTAAGTGCATGTTCAGATATTTGGTGCCTATTTTTCTCTCTTGTATTAAACCTTGTCTTTTCCTGGACAGAAGGATGGATCAAAACTTTACCCTAGTATAATCTTTAAGATGCTAACAAGTCCAAGAGTAACACTATCCAGGAGTAAACTTCACCGTAACACTAGCGTGATGGACAAAATGTCAATTATTGCAGAAGTTGCTGGCGGGGTGGCACATAAGTCCAAGAACAAGGCTCCCCATGAAACCCTTCCCCAAGATTTCTGGGATTTCATACCTGATGATAACCAGCCACCTATATTCAATGTGACTAAGAAAATATTGTCGCCATATCAAGTAATGTATCTTTCAGCTATCCAATTCAACAAATGCTCCTGTATTGCCTTGCAGGATAGTCTTTGATAGTACTGCATTTTGTGTCTGTTTACTTTTGAGAAaattattcttttttatttgctgAAATCTGCCAATTTGATTACTACTATTTGTTTTGGCTCAAATGCAAGTATATCGCTCTTATTGGTTGCTTTGATTCAAATATTTAAAACATATAaaagacatactccctccttcccaaaatataagcatttctagcatttgaatttttttaccaaaatataagcaattcTAGAGTGTAATTGTCCCATGATCCCATCGATCTCCCCTCATTCCATTTTCTCCCCATCTTACCCCCCAACCATCTTTAAACACCCAACCATCCCTCATTTAATGAGGGGCATCATAGTCTTTTCTACTCAACCTTTATCTTTGCTAAAACCCACCCCtagaagtgtttttttttatagaatggAGGGAATACTATTTTGATATCCttaaaatatgatatattatgaTTCTCACCTAGTAATAAGACTGCGCTGATATTCTGGTATGCACCACCAGCTTGATGCAAAAGGGGTGAAGATGGACCCATAATTTCCTAGTAACATGACTGAATAAAATTTAGTTCAATCATTTTAAAGTGAAATCACAATATGCCTTCTGGTTTGCTTTTTATAAGTGAAAAGTGAAAGTATGCTTTATATAAACATACTACATTCTACATTAGAATTTGTCATCAAACTTATAACTCTGGGGCCATATCAATGTCTAAAATGAAATTACTTGTGATTGGTGGGAGTATTTTTTAAAGCTTCTTTCTGAAGTAGGTATGCAATTCTAGTTGGGTAATGAACTGGTATGATTTACTCCACCGATTCATCACATTCCTTCGTAGGAAAAAGCACTCTGATTATCATAATTAATAAAATGTTCTTATAACTCACTTTTGCCATCTTTGCAGGTCTTTCACATGCTAAAAAAGCTTGATCCTGAACTTATCAATCAGGTTACTCGAAGGCGGGAGCTATTGTTCCTGTCATGTTTGCCAGTGACTCCTAACTGTCATCGTGTTGCGGAGATGCCATATGGACATTTAGATGGCCCCCGATTAGCTTTTGTTAGTGCTAATTCTCTTTTAGTATATTTTTTGTTCCATCGTTGCAAGAATTCTTCTCATTAAACTTAGTCCTATTAATATACTCTATCCATCCGTATACTGGATAGAGTTAAATCTTCCAGTGAGTCATCAAACAGCCATTTAATCAATGAGAGAGCTTAGAGTAGCTTCTCAACATCTTGTTAAAAGGATTAGTGCCAAGAGCTTAGAGTTAAATCTTCATTG
This window of the Oryza sativa Japonica Group chromosome 4, ASM3414082v1 genome carries:
- the LOC107276184 gene encoding uncharacterized protein isoform X2; translated protein: MELEGRARPLLMLKEWLELESSAELSRDGFGCYPRRQLAAELRGGGGGSGRRRNGAVIERVSAAVRAALLIRPSSSAREGGEAALSKSFSRRLGRGFWRKRRGEGDEVNSRVDSCSAAAVSGRDDGSSPAMSPRRRSWEGRHAGGVAGRQSHETQVASKMDCEATCHLDEELEQGQRRSPVSVMDFLSQDEEDDDGEVEDGNGNSEYDDVDDSIASPTFQQSLSNIRRVGQQLLQKIRQFEQLAELDASDVDDATLAKEDVVCHVADSDSMEDDTEEAFVQDLVDLLEANSPGSTRCFQKLLIDFFYDGLPPWQGERLDGPDRAKLLLEIAKAWLDDQDFSSRFDGKAEVEEIERIGRWRCFKEVGQELLAVDLEGEIFWSLVAEMVGELG
- the LOC107276184 gene encoding uncharacterized protein isoform X1, producing the protein MELEGRARPLLMLKEWLELESSAELSRDGFGCYPRRQLAAELRGGGGGSGRRRNGAVIERVSAAVRAALLIRPSSSAREGGEAALSKSFSRRLGRGFWRKRRGEGDEVNSRVDSCSAAAVSGRDDGSSPAMSPRRRSWEGRHAGGVAGRQSHETQKQVASKMDCEATCHLDEELEQGQRRSPVSVMDFLSQDEEDDDGEVEDGNGNSEYDDVDDSIASPTFQQSLSNIRRVGQQLLQKIRQFEQLAELDASDVDDATLAKEDVVCHVADSDSMEDDTEEAFVQDLVDLLEANSPGSTRCFQKLLIDFFYDGLPPWQGERLDGPDRAKLLLEIAKAWLDDQDFSSRFDGKAEVEEIERIGRWRCFKEVGQELLAVDLEGEIFWSLVAEMVGELG